A genomic region of Gemmata massiliana contains the following coding sequences:
- a CDS encoding DUF1800 domain-containing protein — MPTQHWEAYAPDAKAPWDLRRVVHLHRRAAFAAPWDDLQRDLKAGPEASVNRLLKGAANGHTPDDFASTAEVLADAAVSAGDINRLKAAWFYRMLFGPDPVGERLALVWHDHFATGNTKVRNARAMHRQNELFRTHGRAKFAELLNAVARDPALLEYLDAPTNRKGHPNENLARELMELFTLGIGNYTETDVKEAARCLTGWSVDADVFTEHATRHDDDSKTVLGTTGKWTGTDLLNQLLKHPATADRIASKLVKAFFGEGACPADAVKELALGLREHGLDVNWACGVVLRSRLFFGDGNIRTRITAPAEFIAGTARALGLFDPAPSTLAMADWSARMGQDLFDPPNVGGWPGGRAWISSRTLIARANFAAALIEGPNAGRTTAYDPVAATKAAGLSATRADVLAHHHRLLFGTDPTAEMSTRLAQLDGRKLVTALLSTPEAQLG, encoded by the coding sequence ATGCCCACTCAGCACTGGGAAGCGTATGCACCGGACGCGAAGGCCCCGTGGGACTTGCGCCGGGTGGTTCACCTGCACCGGCGGGCCGCGTTCGCCGCGCCCTGGGACGACCTCCAGCGCGATCTGAAGGCCGGCCCGGAAGCGAGCGTTAACCGACTGCTGAAGGGCGCGGCGAACGGCCACACGCCCGATGACTTCGCGTCCACGGCGGAGGTTCTGGCGGACGCCGCGGTCAGCGCCGGCGACATCAACCGGCTGAAGGCGGCGTGGTTCTATCGCATGCTGTTCGGTCCGGACCCGGTGGGTGAACGACTCGCTCTGGTATGGCACGATCACTTCGCCACCGGGAACACCAAAGTGCGGAACGCTCGCGCGATGCACCGGCAGAACGAGCTGTTCCGGACGCACGGGCGCGCCAAGTTCGCCGAACTGCTGAACGCCGTCGCGCGCGACCCGGCGCTGCTCGAGTACCTCGACGCCCCGACCAACCGGAAGGGGCACCCGAACGAAAACCTCGCCCGCGAGTTGATGGAACTCTTCACACTCGGCATCGGCAACTACACCGAAACCGATGTGAAGGAAGCGGCCCGCTGCCTCACCGGTTGGAGCGTGGACGCGGACGTGTTCACGGAGCACGCGACGCGCCACGACGATGATTCCAAGACCGTGTTGGGCACAACCGGCAAGTGGACCGGCACGGACCTCCTGAACCAGTTGCTCAAACACCCCGCAACGGCCGATCGTATCGCGTCGAAGCTCGTGAAGGCGTTCTTCGGCGAGGGGGCGTGCCCGGCCGACGCGGTGAAGGAACTCGCGCTCGGGCTGCGCGAGCACGGCCTGGATGTGAACTGGGCGTGCGGTGTGGTTCTGCGTTCGCGTCTCTTCTTCGGCGACGGGAACATTCGCACACGGATCACCGCACCAGCCGAGTTCATCGCGGGTACGGCGCGGGCGCTGGGATTGTTCGATCCGGCCCCGAGTACGCTCGCGATGGCCGACTGGTCCGCCCGAATGGGCCAGGATCTGTTCGACCCGCCGAACGTCGGCGGGTGGCCGGGCGGTCGCGCGTGGATCAGCTCACGCACGCTGATCGCCCGGGCCAATTTCGCGGCGGCACTTATCGAAGGGCCGAACGCGGGGCGCACAACAGCCTACGATCCCGTCGCGGCGACAAAAGCCGCGGGCCTCAGCGCCACCCGCGCCGACGTTTTGGCGCACCACCACCGGTTACTTTTCGGCACCGATCCGACCGCCGAAATGTCGACCCGTCTCGCTCAACTCGACGGCCGCAAACTCGTGACCGCACTGCTCTCGACCCCCGAAGCCCAGTTGGGATAG
- a CDS encoding sigma-70 family RNA polymerase sigma factor, with translation MPAHTLTQIASRLRKEPDSTGTDATDRDLLERFLDAHDEEAFEALVRRHDRLVRSAITKVLPDAHDADDAFQATFLVLVRRAKAIDWRAGLGPWLYGVAHRVAVKARDAGHARTRKEKDAKARTPGAAPDLSWREACVLLHAELDKLPDRYRLPLLLCYLEGKTRDEAAVALKVTVGTVKGRLERGREMLRTRLARRGVALSVGLLAAAAGAPVGASNSSAVTAVLDAVRGSARPRALGLAREVTASSLLSKLTNTIAGVLGLVAVACVLAASSAKSPELDEKDKAPQPAPAARPDAKPAAADVKGNEPRPMVVTVTVKKPDGKPAAGANVSVWAERKQQVTGTTDANGRAELTVPQSFEKIIAVAFAPGFAPDWAELSSKTSPSGAMRSELTLQEDSVALEGRVTDLEGLPVANLPVAIERIGRPKPGKALDDFVRVNQEQRSRGLTSLFDLDSIPAEAVGLPKQVVTDKAGKFKITGIGKDRAARITTRGETTEHLQVRVVTRALEPKLEQHGPFGLHGAKFTLRVGPARPIVGTIRDAKTGAGVPGMKVAELIANICETTTDKDGRFRLVGVRKEIRYMLGTGSLGASPYFDTNLVIEDPPGLGEIPANMKVQRGVIATGRVLDAGGKPVKGSMFYSWARDNPHAKEYLELTDTRISVNISNWHQLSGDGRYKVLVLPGEGALGVCASPEDAFQRLNAQVELAKHKVDPFPGDALHAVVAVNIDPKDPKTLTHDFTLTSGKSRPLVVRGVDGKLPDKLLAVGHTEAPEATQVTGGTLKIAGLSSSRTRAVVFLDEAQTVGAVAAVSGDAKTPVTVTLEKLGSVSGRVFDADGAPGAGADVRVWLVLAREKYDNLPDEVFADRGVFGIHPGAWQRFTGRETKADKDGRFKLKGLLPGQQYRLVVGFHPEKKGGELLHQRADLTVKPGETTDLGDLKPKK, from the coding sequence GTGCCCGCACACACGCTCACTCAGATCGCGTCCCGGCTCCGGAAAGAACCGGATTCGACGGGAACCGACGCGACCGACCGCGACCTGCTCGAACGCTTCCTCGACGCGCACGACGAAGAGGCGTTCGAGGCGCTCGTCCGCCGGCACGACCGACTCGTGCGCTCGGCCATCACGAAAGTGCTCCCGGACGCACACGACGCGGACGATGCGTTCCAGGCCACGTTCCTCGTGCTCGTGCGGCGCGCGAAGGCCATCGACTGGCGCGCCGGGTTGGGTCCGTGGTTGTACGGCGTCGCGCATCGCGTGGCGGTCAAAGCGCGCGACGCGGGCCACGCCCGCACCCGCAAAGAAAAAGACGCGAAGGCCCGCACCCCGGGCGCCGCCCCGGATCTCTCGTGGCGCGAAGCGTGCGTGCTGCTCCACGCCGAACTCGACAAGCTCCCGGACCGCTACCGGCTCCCTCTATTGCTCTGTTACCTGGAAGGCAAAACGCGCGACGAGGCGGCTGTGGCCCTCAAGGTCACGGTCGGCACGGTGAAGGGGCGATTGGAGCGCGGGCGAGAGATGCTTCGCACGCGGCTCGCGCGGCGCGGGGTCGCGCTCTCGGTCGGGCTACTAGCTGCGGCAGCCGGTGCCCCCGTAGGTGCAAGTAACTCTTCCGCGGTAACAGCGGTATTGGACGCCGTGCGCGGTTCGGCGCGCCCTCGGGCACTCGGGCTCGCACGGGAGGTAACCGCCTCTTCGCTCCTGTCGAAGCTAACGAACACGATCGCGGGCGTACTCGGCTTGGTTGCAGTGGCGTGCGTTCTGGCCGCGAGCAGTGCGAAATCACCCGAACTCGACGAGAAAGATAAAGCCCCACAACCGGCCCCGGCCGCGAGGCCCGATGCGAAACCGGCCGCTGCGGACGTGAAAGGAAACGAGCCGCGGCCGATGGTCGTTACCGTGACAGTCAAAAAGCCGGACGGGAAACCCGCAGCCGGCGCGAACGTGAGCGTCTGGGCCGAAAGAAAGCAGCAAGTTACGGGAACGACGGACGCAAACGGGCGAGCCGAGCTAACGGTCCCGCAGTCCTTTGAGAAAATCATTGCGGTTGCATTCGCGCCGGGATTCGCCCCCGACTGGGCCGAGTTGTCGTCCAAAACATCGCCCTCGGGCGCGATGCGGAGTGAACTCACGCTCCAGGAAGACTCGGTGGCACTGGAGGGGCGCGTGACCGACCTGGAGGGGCTCCCCGTTGCGAACCTCCCGGTCGCGATCGAGCGCATCGGTCGCCCGAAACCGGGCAAAGCGCTCGACGATTTCGTCCGGGTGAACCAGGAACAGCGCTCACGAGGGCTCACGTCGCTGTTCGATCTGGACTCGATCCCGGCCGAAGCCGTCGGGCTGCCGAAGCAGGTCGTGACCGATAAGGCCGGGAAGTTCAAGATCACCGGTATCGGGAAAGACCGCGCCGCACGGATCACCACACGCGGCGAAACGACCGAACACCTCCAGGTGCGCGTCGTCACACGGGCTCTCGAACCGAAGCTCGAACAGCACGGACCGTTCGGCCTGCACGGGGCGAAGTTCACGCTTCGTGTCGGCCCGGCGCGCCCGATCGTGGGGACGATCCGCGACGCGAAGACCGGCGCCGGGGTGCCCGGTATGAAGGTCGCGGAACTGATCGCGAACATCTGTGAGACCACGACCGACAAGGACGGCCGGTTCCGGCTCGTGGGTGTGAGGAAGGAGATCCGGTACATGCTCGGCACCGGGTCGCTGGGCGCGTCCCCGTACTTCGACACGAACCTGGTGATCGAAGACCCACCGGGGCTGGGTGAGATCCCCGCAAACATGAAAGTCCAGCGCGGAGTGATCGCGACCGGGCGCGTGCTCGACGCGGGCGGTAAACCGGTCAAAGGGTCGATGTTCTATTCCTGGGCGCGCGACAACCCGCACGCGAAGGAGTACCTGGAACTCACTGACACACGAATCAGTGTCAACATCAGTAACTGGCACCAACTGAGCGGCGACGGCCGTTACAAGGTGCTCGTCCTCCCCGGTGAAGGTGCGCTTGGCGTGTGTGCCAGCCCCGAAGACGCCTTCCAGCGCCTCAACGCCCAGGTCGAGTTGGCCAAGCACAAAGTCGATCCGTTCCCGGGCGATGCGCTGCACGCGGTGGTCGCGGTGAACATCGACCCGAAAGACCCGAAGACGCTGACGCACGATTTCACACTGACGTCCGGCAAATCGCGCCCGCTCGTGGTTCGGGGCGTCGACGGGAAACTGCCCGACAAGCTGCTCGCGGTCGGGCACACGGAGGCCCCCGAAGCAACGCAGGTGACGGGGGGCACGCTCAAGATCGCCGGTCTATCGTCGTCGCGCACGCGCGCCGTGGTCTTTCTCGATGAGGCGCAGACGGTCGGCGCGGTCGCGGCCGTGTCCGGTGACGCCAAAACGCCGGTCACCGTCACCCTGGAGAAACTCGGTTCGGTCTCCGGGCGCGTGTTCGACGCGGACGGTGCGCCCGGGGCCGGGGCCGATGTCCGCGTGTGGCTCGTTCTCGCCCGCGAGAAGTACGACAACTTGCCCGACGAAGTGTTCGCGGACCGGGGCGTGTTCGGAATCCACCCCGGCGCGTGGCAACGGTTCACCGGGCGCGAGACCAAGGCCGACAAGGACGGTCGGTTCAAACTCAAAGGGCTCCTGCCCGGCCAGCAGTACCGACTCGTTGTCGGGTTCCACCCAGAGAAAAAAGGCGGCGAGCTCCTTCACCAGCGGGCCGACTTGACCGTGAAGCCCGGCGAAACGACCGACCTGGGTGATCTGAAGCCCAAGAAATAA
- a CDS encoding sigma-70 family RNA polymerase sigma factor, which translates to MNRTPLTHLAHRLRPRDPSLTAATDRQLLHRSRSGSDGGAFAELVRRHERAVLAACRQVLSAPADVEDAFQATFLVLVQQANRIRCGGSASLGGWLFAVAHRVAVRAVRSRVRTDRREGAVARADSVAPEPAADLSWREAVGALHEELDALPDRFRLPLVLCYLEGLSRDEAAAQLGWTAGSVKAGLERGREKLRAALERRGVTLGAGLLTALAGFGSSATASAELFAATLRVADGSAPAPVLELARPAVTPFTTSAKFLLGTAAVAALCVGLYAAGKSEPLQQPLPVTKSVDPKADAPAPNSKAVVTAPDAVGTGEPATVAGRVVGPAGKPVAGATVVWRQKPANAHGLFHADPAELYPAPVTGKTDADGKFKLDVVIRGRTPFRPFNPWGNLTVLANGFGPGASHTGDLISDKWNQNIELTLAKTDVPIEGRLIDLEGKPVAGVTVRPVMVFFNIAGDLGPWLKSVAGTDYPPDRHQVGISIPATDLELTQSATTDKDGNFKLTGLGNERVVGLRVDGPTIETHYVQVMTRPGEKFTITNRLAWDPSIGPNDVYPAKFTHAVAPGGVVRGTVTAADTGKPLAGVRVTSAAWIPGSMPPPLRNITFTDGDGRYTLTGYPRRTPYMLRFDPPNDQPYIAFYGDVPSSEDGKPRTVDMKLPRGVLVSGTVTDKQSRKPLSAVVDYHPSSANTNLGAKYPIPKQVTCDPKDGSFKLVVLPGDGLLAARISDPCRGAYLPGVGAEEVSWFDKTKNSFASAHLGFPRSFYDSYVGIAPKADSDPLKIDLKLDPGVTAAARFVGPDGKPLTGCSLMTTGHGPDVQDIRDLPTDRVTLYALDPKRAAIGIVLNTKRKLAGTFTIDGTKPGEVVVKLQPTATVTARLLDSDGALLARATVVGHVRTDGKTRPTGFYGTSDKDGNVRIEVIPPGVPVTGEVRQFTGKKNLRFVVPGFDNVVLKPGEVRDLGDVKISTEGKDQ; encoded by the coding sequence ATGAATCGGACGCCACTCACGCATCTTGCACACCGGTTGCGCCCACGCGACCCGTCCCTCACCGCCGCGACCGACCGGCAGCTCCTCCACCGCTCCCGGTCGGGATCGGACGGAGGGGCATTCGCCGAACTCGTGCGCCGGCACGAGCGAGCGGTCCTCGCCGCCTGTCGCCAAGTGCTCTCCGCGCCGGCCGACGTTGAGGATGCGTTCCAGGCCACGTTCCTCGTTCTCGTCCAACAGGCGAATCGTATTCGCTGTGGTGGCTCCGCCTCTCTCGGCGGGTGGCTGTTCGCCGTCGCTCACCGGGTCGCGGTTCGTGCCGTCCGGAGCCGCGTGCGAACGGACCGGCGCGAGGGCGCGGTGGCGCGAGCCGACTCGGTGGCACCGGAACCCGCGGCCGATCTCTCGTGGCGCGAGGCCGTCGGCGCGCTCCACGAGGAACTGGACGCGCTGCCCGATCGCTTCCGGCTGCCGCTCGTTCTCTGCTACCTCGAGGGCCTTAGTCGCGACGAGGCCGCGGCCCAACTCGGCTGGACCGCGGGATCGGTCAAGGCCGGATTGGAGCGCGGGCGCGAGAAGCTCCGCGCCGCTCTGGAGCGCAGAGGGGTAACACTCGGCGCCGGACTGTTGACCGCGCTCGCCGGGTTCGGCTCGTCCGCGACCGCGTCCGCCGAACTGTTCGCTGCCACGCTCCGGGTCGCGGACGGTTCCGCCCCGGCCCCCGTACTCGAACTCGCGAGGCCAGCCGTGACTCCGTTCACAACGAGCGCGAAATTCCTCCTCGGTACGGCCGCCGTCGCCGCGCTGTGTGTCGGCCTGTACGCCGCCGGGAAGAGCGAACCGCTCCAACAACCACTACCGGTCACGAAATCGGTCGACCCGAAAGCGGACGCGCCCGCTCCGAACTCAAAGGCCGTGGTGACCGCGCCCGACGCGGTTGGTACCGGTGAGCCGGCGACGGTCGCCGGGCGCGTCGTGGGGCCGGCCGGCAAGCCCGTAGCCGGAGCGACCGTGGTGTGGCGACAGAAACCGGCCAACGCACACGGGCTGTTCCACGCGGACCCGGCCGAACTGTACCCCGCCCCGGTCACCGGTAAGACCGACGCGGACGGCAAGTTCAAGCTCGACGTCGTGATCCGCGGGCGCACACCCTTTCGCCCGTTCAATCCGTGGGGCAATCTCACGGTCCTCGCGAATGGGTTCGGCCCGGGCGCCTCGCACACCGGCGATCTGATCAGCGACAAGTGGAACCAAAACATTGAGCTAACGTTGGCGAAAACGGACGTACCGATCGAGGGGCGCCTCATCGACCTCGAAGGCAAACCCGTGGCCGGGGTGACCGTCCGCCCGGTGATGGTGTTCTTCAACATCGCTGGCGACCTTGGACCGTGGTTGAAGTCCGTGGCCGGCACCGATTACCCGCCCGACCGTCACCAAGTCGGCATTTCGATCCCCGCCACCGACCTGGAACTCACCCAATCGGCCACCACGGACAAAGACGGAAACTTCAAACTGACCGGTTTGGGTAACGAGCGCGTGGTGGGGCTGCGCGTGGACGGGCCGACGATCGAAACGCACTACGTCCAGGTGATGACCCGGCCCGGGGAGAAGTTCACCATCACGAACCGGCTCGCGTGGGATCCCTCGATCGGCCCGAACGACGTGTACCCGGCGAAATTCACGCACGCGGTCGCCCCCGGCGGCGTGGTCCGCGGAACCGTTACTGCGGCGGACACGGGAAAACCGCTCGCGGGAGTTCGCGTTACGTCGGCCGCCTGGATTCCCGGATCGATGCCCCCGCCCCTTCGCAACATCACCTTCACCGACGGGGACGGGCGCTACACGCTCACCGGCTACCCGCGGCGCACGCCCTACATGCTCCGGTTCGACCCACCGAACGACCAGCCCTACATCGCCTTCTACGGCGACGTACCCAGCAGCGAAGACGGCAAGCCCCGAACGGTGGACATGAAGTTACCGCGCGGCGTACTCGTGTCTGGTACCGTGACGGACAAGCAGAGTAGGAAACCGCTGTCGGCGGTCGTCGATTACCACCCCAGTAGCGCGAACACGAACCTGGGCGCAAAGTACCCCATTCCGAAACAGGTCACGTGCGACCCGAAGGACGGATCGTTTAAGCTCGTGGTTCTGCCGGGGGACGGGTTGCTCGCAGCGCGAATCAGTGACCCGTGTCGCGGGGCGTACCTGCCCGGTGTGGGGGCAGAAGAGGTGTCGTGGTTCGACAAGACGAAGAACAGCTTCGCGTCCGCACACCTCGGGTTCCCGCGGTCCTTCTACGACTCGTATGTTGGTATCGCGCCGAAGGCGGATTCTGATCCGCTCAAGATCGATCTGAAACTCGATCCGGGCGTGACCGCGGCCGCGCGCTTCGTTGGTCCCGACGGGAAGCCGCTGACCGGGTGCAGCCTGATGACCACCGGGCACGGCCCCGACGTGCAGGACATCCGCGACCTCCCGACGGACCGCGTCACGCTCTACGCGCTCGACCCGAAGCGGGCCGCAATCGGGATCGTACTCAACACGAAGCGCAAACTGGCCGGCACGTTCACGATCGACGGTACGAAGCCCGGGGAGGTCGTGGTGAAACTCCAACCCACCGCCACCGTCACGGCCCGGTTGCTCGATTCGGACGGCGCTCTGCTCGCGCGTGCCACAGTAGTCGGGCACGTTCGCACCGACGGGAAGACGCGCCCCACGGGGTTCTACGGCACGTCCGACAAGGACGGGAACGTGCGCATCGAGGTGATCCCGCCCGGGGTGCCGGTTACGGGAGAAGTTCGACAATTTACAGGGAAAAAGAACCTGCGGTTCGTTGTCCCCGGGTTCGATAACGTGGTCCTCAAACCGGGCGAGGTGCGCGACCTCGGGGACGTTAAAATTTCTACCGAGGGCAAGGACCAGTAG
- the mgtE gene encoding magnesium transporter: MVHPLFSPEIKLMLAEKNSAGLREFCESLHPATVAEALEDDLTPEQIWEIISNASIRTQASIFEYLTPQQQVLMAEKARPQMGELFGKMSHDDRVDLLRRLPGRVTESIMRLVDEADRRDIATLFQYGENTVGALMTTDYAWLPGTLTAAEAIDQLRQQAPDRETIYYIYVLDDPLRRADGSLSPRRLLGVVSLRDLILAPRHALIRELMETDLVTLRYDDDQEAVAQLFARYDFLASPVVDDQFGLLGIVTHDDVLDVVREEATEDLQRQAAVGPIEGDYLNASFYRVWRSRVKWLAVLFVAELLTFTVMERFEELIAAVVVLALFVPLCISTGGNSGTQAATLVTRAMALGFVGPRDWKRVLRRELMMGLALGGALGGIAFIRGALTPSDTRSGPRKVNESFSIRVPAGTDLPAQEGASLWGTKYWDVPLDAGTPQTTKMEKNARVRLPEGTKGLDAPTKSADGWEYQFPAECEVRTEPVSRWRLGAAISIAVLGICLWGTLIGCVIPLIIRQLGGDPAIASGALVATVVDVSGIAIFFSAAWVILL; this comes from the coding sequence ATGGTTCACCCGCTATTCAGCCCCGAGATCAAGCTGATGCTCGCGGAGAAGAACTCCGCGGGCCTGCGGGAGTTCTGCGAATCACTGCACCCCGCGACGGTGGCCGAAGCGCTCGAAGACGACCTCACGCCGGAACAGATTTGGGAGATCATCAGTAACGCGAGCATTCGCACGCAGGCGTCCATCTTCGAGTACCTCACGCCGCAGCAGCAGGTGCTGATGGCAGAGAAGGCGCGCCCGCAGATGGGCGAGCTGTTCGGCAAGATGTCGCACGACGACCGCGTGGACCTGCTGCGCCGGCTGCCCGGGCGCGTGACCGAGTCCATCATGCGATTGGTGGACGAGGCCGACCGCAGGGACATCGCGACGCTGTTCCAGTACGGCGAGAACACCGTCGGCGCGCTGATGACGACGGACTACGCCTGGCTCCCCGGGACGCTCACCGCGGCCGAGGCCATCGACCAGCTCCGTCAGCAGGCGCCGGACCGCGAAACGATCTACTACATCTACGTCCTCGACGACCCGCTCCGGCGCGCCGACGGGTCGCTCAGCCCGCGCCGGCTCCTGGGGGTCGTTTCGCTCCGCGACCTCATCCTCGCGCCCCGGCACGCGCTCATCCGCGAGCTGATGGAAACGGACCTCGTCACGCTCCGGTACGACGACGACCAGGAAGCGGTCGCACAACTCTTCGCCCGGTACGACTTCCTCGCCTCGCCCGTGGTGGACGATCAGTTCGGGCTGCTCGGGATCGTCACCCACGACGACGTACTCGACGTCGTGCGCGAGGAGGCCACCGAGGACTTGCAGCGCCAGGCGGCCGTCGGGCCGATCGAGGGGGACTACCTGAACGCGAGCTTCTACCGCGTGTGGCGCAGCCGGGTGAAATGGCTCGCCGTGCTGTTCGTCGCGGAACTACTCACGTTCACCGTAATGGAGCGGTTCGAGGAACTGATCGCGGCTGTGGTTGTTCTCGCGCTGTTCGTTCCGCTGTGTATTTCAACGGGCGGGAACTCCGGTACACAGGCCGCGACGCTCGTAACGCGGGCGATGGCCCTGGGGTTCGTCGGCCCGCGCGACTGGAAGCGCGTGCTGCGCCGCGAACTCATGATGGGTCTGGCGCTGGGCGGGGCGCTGGGCGGGATCGCGTTCATTCGCGGGGCACTCACCCCGAGCGATACACGAAGCGGCCCGCGGAAGGTGAACGAATCGTTCTCCATTCGAGTGCCTGCGGGGACCGACTTACCCGCACAAGAGGGGGCATCGCTCTGGGGCACCAAATACTGGGACGTGCCACTCGATGCGGGAACGCCACAAACAACGAAGATGGAGAAGAACGCGCGGGTCCGGCTGCCGGAAGGCACGAAGGGACTCGACGCTCCCACGAAGAGCGCGGATGGGTGGGAGTACCAGTTCCCCGCGGAATGCGAGGTCCGAACCGAACCGGTCAGCCGGTGGCGGCTCGGCGCGGCGATCTCGATCGCGGTGCTCGGGATCTGTCTGTGGGGCACGCTGATCGGGTGCGTGATCCCGCTCATCATTCGGCAACTCGGCGGCGACCCCGCCATTGCTTCTGGTGCGCTCGTGGCGACCGTCGTGGACGTGAGCGGCATCGCGATCTTCTTTTCCGCCGCGTGGGTCATTCTGCTGTGA
- the panC gene encoding pantoate--beta-alanine ligase has translation MLPPIVTTIADVRAAVDAARAAQKPIAFVPTMGALHEGHAALVRAARGFVVVSIFVNPTQFGPKEDFAKYPRTIEADQKLCGEAGASLIFAPGVEEMYPTNSVTFVDVAKLGDHLCGAARPGHFRGVCTVVLKLFNIVRPDVAHFGAKDYQQARIIAQMVRDLNVPVEVRVEPTIREADGLALSSRNRYLSADERAVAPRIYQMLQATRVRAAAGEIDAARLESALAADLATIPGARVDYARVVDAETLQPLARLDRPAVAAVAVFLGTTRLIDNLVLA, from the coding sequence ATGCTCCCACCGATTGTCACCACGATCGCCGACGTGCGGGCCGCTGTCGATGCGGCCCGCGCCGCTCAGAAGCCCATCGCCTTCGTGCCCACAATGGGCGCGCTCCACGAGGGACACGCCGCACTCGTTCGCGCCGCGCGCGGGTTCGTGGTCGTGTCGATCTTCGTGAACCCGACGCAGTTCGGCCCGAAAGAAGATTTCGCCAAGTACCCGCGCACGATCGAAGCCGATCAAAAATTGTGTGGCGAAGCCGGCGCGAGCCTCATCTTCGCGCCGGGCGTCGAGGAGATGTACCCGACGAACTCTGTCACGTTCGTGGACGTCGCGAAACTGGGCGACCACCTGTGCGGGGCCGCGCGGCCGGGGCACTTCCGCGGCGTGTGTACCGTCGTGCTCAAGCTGTTCAACATCGTGCGGCCTGACGTCGCGCACTTCGGCGCCAAGGACTACCAGCAAGCCCGCATCATCGCGCAGATGGTGCGCGATTTGAACGTGCCCGTCGAGGTGCGCGTCGAACCCACCATACGCGAAGCCGACGGGTTGGCGCTGAGTTCGCGCAACCGTTACCTCAGCGCGGACGAGCGCGCGGTTGCGCCGCGCATCTATCAAATGCTCCAGGCGACTCGTGTGCGCGCTGCGGCGGGGGAAATCGACGCCGCGCGACTGGAATCAGCACTGGCCGCGGACTTGGCCACGATCCCTGGGGCGCGGGTCGATTACGCGCGGGTCGTGGACGCCGAGACGCTGCAACCGCTCGCGCGCCTCGACCGACCCGCGGTCGCGGCCGTGGCCGTGTTCCTGGGCACGACCCGGCTGATCGACAATCTCGTGCTCGCGTAA
- the cyaB gene encoding class IV adenylate cyclase — translation MLEVEVKYRNADRTAAVATLLNWGATLVQDRTDVDLYFQAPDRDLKASDEAFRLRRIGAKNCLTYKGPRRDTETKTRPEIEVPLGDGDATATDMERMLVALGYRPVTTVRKKRRVYQFHREGFDLEACFDSVDRVGEFVELEIQAEEPQYEAAKTVLLAAAAELGLSEKEPRSYLGLVLEAQNAPA, via the coding sequence ATGCTCGAAGTCGAAGTGAAGTACCGGAACGCGGACCGCACCGCCGCGGTCGCGACGCTTCTGAATTGGGGCGCAACGCTTGTCCAGGATCGCACCGACGTGGACCTGTACTTCCAGGCACCCGACCGTGACCTAAAAGCGAGCGACGAGGCGTTCCGGCTCCGGCGCATCGGCGCGAAAAACTGCCTCACGTACAAAGGGCCGCGGCGCGACACCGAGACCAAGACCCGACCCGAAATCGAGGTTCCGCTCGGCGACGGGGACGCGACCGCGACCGACATGGAGCGGATGCTCGTCGCGCTGGGGTACCGCCCGGTGACCACGGTCCGCAAAAAGCGCCGCGTTTACCAGTTCCACCGGGAGGGGTTCGATCTCGAAGCCTGTTTTGACAGCGTCGACCGCGTGGGCGAGTTCGTGGAACTGGAAATCCAGGCGGAAGAACCGCAGTACGAAGCGGCCAAAACGGTGCTGCTCGCCGCGGCTGCCGAACTCGGCCTCTCGGAAAAAGAACCGCGCTCCTATCTGGGTTTGGTGCTGGAAGCGCAAAACGCGCCCGCATAA
- a CDS encoding Rieske (2Fe-2S) protein, whose amino-acid sequence MPQRVTVAKVADIPDGGSVVVNVLKRDVAVFNVNGSFFAVDDFCPHMGASLSGGFVEDGCVTCPWHFWRFRLSDGAWADNPKQKIGAYPIHVVGDDVQLELPDLPVV is encoded by the coding sequence GTGCCCCAGCGTGTGACGGTCGCGAAAGTGGCGGACATCCCGGACGGCGGGAGCGTGGTGGTCAACGTTCTCAAGCGAGACGTTGCCGTGTTCAACGTGAACGGCTCGTTCTTCGCCGTTGATGACTTCTGCCCGCACATGGGCGCGTCACTGTCGGGCGGGTTCGTCGAAGACGGGTGCGTGACGTGCCCGTGGCACTTCTGGCGGTTCCGTCTGTCGGACGGGGCCTGGGCAGACAACCCTAAACAGAAGATCGGCGCGTATCCGATTCACGTTGTCGGGGACGACGTGCAGTTGGAACTGCCGGACCTGCCGGTTGTGTAA